The Nitrospinaceae bacterium genome has a segment encoding these proteins:
- the atpF gene encoding F0F1 ATP synthase subunit B: protein MKPSTLRFISFSGLCFVAVALALGVFPEWALGAEGGEVHHKEFSIVEEGFKFVNTLIVVLILYKLLAKPLANFFKDRREGITAALAEAKAARLEAEGELEAQRSKVADLEAELGRVRETGERERGEIGERIEVEQKAQADRLLEQTRGAIELETSKARAELQARAAELAMGLAEEMLKKNIGPEDQERFVSEYLVKLGDQAGGNS, encoded by the coding sequence ATGAAGCCCTCGACCCTAAGATTTATTAGCTTTTCGGGTTTATGTTTTGTTGCAGTCGCGCTGGCTCTTGGGGTGTTTCCTGAATGGGCCTTGGGCGCGGAAGGTGGGGAGGTCCACCACAAGGAATTCAGTATCGTTGAAGAAGGTTTTAAATTTGTTAACACGTTGATAGTGGTTTTAATTTTATACAAGCTCCTCGCGAAGCCGCTGGCGAATTTCTTTAAGGATCGCCGCGAGGGCATTACTGCCGCGTTGGCAGAAGCTAAGGCGGCACGCTTGGAGGCCGAAGGTGAGCTTGAGGCGCAGCGCTCGAAGGTTGCTGACCTTGAAGCCGAGTTGGGTCGGGTCCGCGAAACCGGCGAGAGAGAGCGTGGAGAAATTGGCGAGCGGATCGAGGTGGAGCAAAAGGCCCAGGCCGACCGTCTTTTAGAACAGACTCGCGGTGCAATTGAACTTGAAACTTCTAAGGCGAGAGCGGAGCTTCAGGCTCGTGCGGCGGAACTGGCGATGGGTCTTGCCGAGGAAATGCTCAAGAAAAATATTGGCCCTGAGGATCAGGAACGTTTCGTTTCAGAGTACTTGGTCAAGCTTGGGGATCAGGCTGGAGGCAATTCATGA
- the trxB gene encoding thioredoxin-disulfide reductase, with translation MAERDFDIIIVGAGPAGLTAGLYTSRSKLNVMCYEKLAPGGEILNTEHVEDYPGFEMIGGPELAQKFTDHAVKFGLKIEMEEVTEIRKDGDDFLVKTDMGEHRCGAVIYTAGGHPRKLEIPGEETYAGKGVSYCALCDGAFFQDEVITVVGGGNSAVDEAQFLTKYGSKVYLVHRRQGFRAHQVAVEKLQENPKIELMLDHVAEEVVGDDKEMKALRVRNVKTGEIKDVEANGLFVFVGFLPNTDVIKDEIEKDESGFIYTDQKMETCVPGLFVAGDVRSQLIRQITNASGDATTAAVAAEKYLEAQEDAKKVSAAASS, from the coding sequence GTGGCTGAAAGAGATTTTGACATTATTATTGTTGGCGCGGGCCCTGCGGGCCTGACGGCTGGCCTGTATACATCGCGCTCGAAGCTCAATGTCATGTGCTACGAGAAGCTCGCGCCGGGCGGTGAAATACTCAACACCGAGCATGTTGAGGACTATCCCGGTTTCGAGATGATTGGCGGCCCCGAGCTTGCCCAGAAGTTCACCGACCATGCAGTGAAGTTCGGCCTTAAAATTGAGATGGAAGAAGTCACCGAAATCCGCAAGGATGGGGATGATTTTCTCGTCAAAACCGACATGGGCGAGCATCGCTGCGGTGCGGTGATATACACGGCGGGTGGCCATCCAAGAAAACTGGAAATCCCCGGCGAGGAGACTTACGCTGGCAAGGGAGTGAGCTACTGCGCGCTCTGTGATGGCGCTTTTTTCCAAGATGAGGTCATTACCGTTGTCGGCGGCGGAAACAGTGCCGTTGACGAGGCCCAGTTTTTGACGAAATACGGCTCAAAGGTTTATCTTGTGCACCGGCGGCAGGGCTTTCGGGCCCACCAGGTGGCAGTGGAAAAGCTCCAGGAAAATCCCAAGATAGAACTTATGTTAGACCATGTGGCCGAGGAGGTTGTCGGCGACGATAAGGAAATGAAGGCGCTCCGCGTTCGCAACGTCAAGACGGGCGAGATTAAAGATGTTGAGGCCAACGGCCTTTTTGTTTTTGTCGGCTTTCTTCCCAATACTGACGTCATTAAGGACGAGATAGAAAAAGACGAGAGCGGCTTCATCTACACGGATCAGAAAATGGAAACATGCGTTCCCGGTCTTTTTGTCGCGGGCGATGTTCGTAGCCAGCTTATTCGCCAGATTACAAACGCCTCAGGCGATGCGACGACGGCGGCCGTGGCGGCTGAAAAATACCTTGAGGCCCAGGAAGACGCAAAGAAAGTGTCCGCCGCCGCCTCTTCGTGA
- a CDS encoding fumarylacetoacetate hydrolase family protein yields the protein MKFITFEVASPAGPIQRLGAIWGPEGDMRAVDLAHAYAARARAEGNEPRWREYADFRIPQDICDFAAGGEPSLEAAREAIVYLNAEGEETIGPGGERLAYGLGDVRLLAPVPRPVSFRDCLCFEGHKQAGARRRNTTVDPLWYEMPTSYKGNRLTIIGPDDELKWPHYTEKLDYELEIAILIGKSGENITEADGMDHIFGFTVMNDFSARDIQMKEMSLWLGPHKGKDFGTAIGPCIVTKDEFDHTDAVMTARINGNEWSRGNVGDMHFSWGRVLEHLSMEEELAPGDLIGSGTVGTGCGADLDKWIQPGDVLELEIEGIGVLRNRIVH from the coding sequence ATGAAATTCATTACTTTTGAAGTAGCGTCCCCAGCAGGGCCGATTCAGCGGCTCGGAGCCATCTGGGGCCCCGAGGGCGATATGCGCGCCGTGGACCTTGCTCATGCTTACGCAGCCAGGGCCCGAGCCGAGGGTAATGAGCCCCGGTGGCGAGAATACGCCGATTTCAGGATTCCTCAGGATATTTGCGATTTTGCCGCAGGAGGAGAGCCCTCGCTGGAGGCCGCCCGGGAGGCAATCGTCTATTTAAACGCCGAGGGTGAGGAGACCATCGGCCCCGGTGGGGAGCGACTGGCCTATGGGCTAGGAGATGTGCGCCTATTGGCCCCTGTTCCCCGGCCAGTGAGCTTCAGGGACTGCCTCTGTTTTGAGGGCCACAAGCAGGCAGGGGCCCGCAGGCGGAACACCACCGTAGATCCGCTCTGGTACGAGATGCCCACCTCTTATAAAGGAAACCGGCTCACCATTATTGGCCCCGATGATGAACTCAAATGGCCTCATTACACCGAAAAACTTGATTATGAGCTTGAAATCGCCATCCTCATCGGAAAAAGCGGGGAAAACATCACCGAGGCTGACGGAATGGACCATATCTTTGGGTTCACCGTCATGAACGACTTCAGCGCTCGTGACATCCAGATGAAAGAAATGTCTCTCTGGCTCGGACCACACAAGGGCAAAGATTTTGGCACCGCCATCGGACCCTGCATCGTAACAAAGGATGAATTCGACCACACAGACGCCGTCATGACCGCTCGCATCAACGGCAACGAGTGGAGCCGGGGAAACGTCGGCGACATGCACTTCAGCTGGGGCCGGGTGCTTGAGCATCTCTCGATGGAAGAGGAACTCGCCCCCGGAGACCTCATCGGCTCGGGAACCGTGGGCACCGGCTGCGGCGCCGACCTCGACAAATGGATTCAACCGGGCGATGTTTTGGAACTCGAAATCGAAGGCATCGGTGTGTTAAGAAACCGAATCGTGCATTAA
- a CDS encoding SUMF1/EgtB/PvdO family nonheme iron enzyme, with product MKSLRFFSIALFLTVSLAAFNVHPATGPPREIKGADDAPMVLVPKGEFIMGSTPGTFIFGDNETPQRRVFLAAFYIDKYEVTNVFFNKRFALRSGYRGSFSGDRQPVVGVSWFQAKSYCASVKKRLPTEAEWEKAARGTDGRIYPWGGRPADCSLAVMGGTVPSCNKGYATWEVGSRPKGASPWGAMDMAGNVTEWVADRYDEKYYRRAPLKNPKGPEAGGLRVLKGGAWFNSSQLLRAAFRTGFAPESANHGIGFRCVKTLSRGFVGMPHPSRAMWAHRP from the coding sequence ATGAAAAGCCTCCGCTTTTTTTCGATTGCTCTATTTTTGACGGTCTCGCTTGCCGCCTTTAATGTGCATCCAGCCACCGGCCCGCCCCGAGAAATCAAAGGGGCAGACGACGCCCCAATGGTTCTTGTTCCAAAGGGTGAGTTCATCATGGGCTCTACACCCGGCACCTTTATTTTCGGTGACAACGAAACTCCACAGCGACGCGTATTTCTTGCCGCTTTCTACATCGATAAATATGAAGTGACGAATGTATTTTTCAATAAACGCTTTGCCTTGAGATCGGGTTACCGGGGAAGTTTTTCAGGAGATCGCCAGCCGGTTGTCGGCGTCTCGTGGTTTCAGGCGAAATCATATTGTGCCAGCGTCAAAAAACGTTTGCCGACCGAGGCGGAGTGGGAAAAGGCTGCGCGAGGCACCGATGGGCGCATCTATCCGTGGGGCGGGCGGCCAGCCGATTGTTCGTTGGCGGTGATGGGGGGAACCGTTCCTTCGTGTAATAAGGGCTATGCCACCTGGGAAGTGGGAAGTCGACCCAAGGGCGCGAGCCCCTGGGGTGCAATGGACATGGCTGGCAACGTGACCGAATGGGTGGCGGATAGATACGATGAAAAATATTATCGGAGGGCACCTCTCAAAAACCCAAAGGGACCTGAGGCGGGTGGCCTGCGCGTGTTAAAGGGAGGGGCATGGTTTAATAGCAGTCAACTTCTTCGCGCTGCATTCAGAACCGGGTTTGCGCCCGAAAGTGCCAACCACGGAATTGGTTTTCGCTGTGTTAAAACGCTCTCTAGGGGATTCGTTGGTATGCCCCATCCAAGCCGAGCGATGTGGGCGCACCGTCCTTAA
- a CDS encoding TerC family protein, which produces MFEWLFDPAIWISLLTLTALEIVLGIDNVVFISIVAAKLPEAEAARARHLGLMAALVMRIIMLAGIAWIVGLTAPVAEIFGFALSWRDIIMLAGGLFLLTKGTYEIHHTVEGEAESGGDGEIKSFTAIIVQIMVLDMVFSLDSVITAVGMAEHLPVMIAAVVIAMLIMLLASGPVSAFIENHPTAKMLALSFLLLVGLALVADGMHFHIPRGYLYFAIAFSILVEALNLIAKRRRADRAAG; this is translated from the coding sequence ATGTTCGAATGGCTTTTCGATCCCGCGATTTGGATTAGCCTGCTCACGTTGACCGCACTCGAAATTGTACTGGGCATCGACAACGTAGTGTTTATATCAATTGTGGCGGCCAAGCTTCCCGAGGCCGAGGCCGCGCGGGCGAGGCACCTGGGCCTCATGGCCGCTCTCGTCATGCGGATCATTATGCTGGCGGGTATTGCCTGGATTGTCGGACTCACGGCGCCAGTCGCCGAAATATTCGGCTTTGCGCTTTCCTGGCGCGACATTATCATGCTCGCGGGTGGGCTCTTTCTCCTCACCAAGGGAACCTACGAGATTCACCACACCGTCGAGGGCGAGGCGGAAAGCGGCGGCGATGGCGAGATAAAAAGTTTCACCGCCATCATCGTGCAAATCATGGTTCTCGACATGGTGTTCTCGCTCGACTCTGTGATAACGGCGGTGGGCATGGCCGAGCATCTACCGGTGATGATCGCGGCGGTCGTCATCGCGATGCTAATCATGCTCCTCGCCTCGGGGCCGGTAAGCGCGTTCATTGAAAATCATCCGACAGCCAAAATGTTGGCGCTCAGTTTCCTGCTTCTCGTAGGCTTGGCGCTAGTGGCCGACGGGATGCACTTCCACATTCCGAGAGGCTATCTCTATTTTGCCATCGCATTCTCGATACTCGTCGAGGCGCTTAATCTCATTGCCAAGCGGAGACGAGCCGATCGGGCAGCGGGATAA
- a CDS encoding nicotinate phosphoribosyltransferase: MSFFTSNFDDIRSGKTTDVYFERTNRILDAKNIRKNTRSELMAKHLPSGWGVFTGLAEILSLLEGLPVKVRSVPEGTVFRPFQPVMEIEGLFNDYGALETAILGLMCQSSGIATKAARCRIAVGGLQLVSFGARRMHPTIAPMIDRSAYIGGCDGVAMTSNAEMLGLPAVGTMPHALVLLMGGLVPAIKAFDEVIDEGVRRVALVDTLGDEKFEALEAARTITDRLYAVRLDTPGSRRGDFAQILEEVRWELDRAGYRHVKLFVSGGLDEDKILALNGIVDGGFGVGTAISGAATIDYSMDIVEIEGEAIAKRGKASGAKHLLRCRDCNRERVIPIDRPYGDCEECGGVMEQMLATVMEEGKIVNPLPEPAKIRDYVLRQLPDCSLAGSE, encoded by the coding sequence TTGAGCTTTTTCACATCAAATTTCGATGACATCCGATCCGGCAAAACGACGGATGTCTATTTTGAGCGGACCAATCGCATCCTTGATGCGAAAAATATCCGCAAGAACACCCGCTCGGAGTTAATGGCCAAGCATCTTCCCTCGGGGTGGGGTGTTTTCACGGGTCTCGCCGAAATTCTCTCATTATTGGAAGGTTTGCCCGTCAAAGTCCGCTCGGTCCCCGAGGGGACGGTGTTTCGCCCTTTCCAGCCTGTTATGGAAATCGAAGGCCTCTTCAACGACTACGGAGCGCTTGAGACGGCTATCCTGGGATTGATGTGTCAGTCCAGCGGCATTGCCACAAAAGCTGCTCGCTGCCGTATTGCGGTGGGAGGTCTTCAGCTGGTGAGTTTTGGGGCCCGCCGCATGCACCCGACCATCGCACCGATGATCGATCGGTCGGCCTACATCGGCGGCTGCGATGGTGTGGCGATGACGAGCAATGCCGAGATGCTGGGCCTGCCCGCCGTGGGCACGATGCCCCATGCGCTTGTTCTTCTGATGGGTGGCTTGGTTCCGGCGATCAAGGCGTTCGATGAGGTAATTGATGAAGGTGTGCGTCGCGTGGCGCTTGTGGATACCCTGGGTGATGAGAAATTCGAGGCCCTTGAGGCCGCCCGAACCATCACGGATAGACTTTACGCTGTTCGCCTCGACACCCCTGGCTCCAGGCGTGGCGATTTTGCCCAGATACTTGAAGAGGTCAGATGGGAGCTCGACCGGGCAGGCTATCGCCACGTTAAATTGTTCGTCAGCGGCGGCCTCGACGAAGATAAGATACTCGCCCTGAACGGTATTGTGGACGGCGGCTTCGGCGTCGGCACAGCTATCAGCGGCGCCGCCACAATCGACTATTCTATGGACATCGTTGAAATCGAGGGCGAGGCCATCGCCAAACGCGGAAAAGCCTCAGGCGCCAAACACCTGCTGCGCTGCCGCGATTGCAACCGGGAGCGAGTCATTCCCATCGACAGGCCCTATGGTGATTGTGAGGAATGCGGCGGCGTAATGGAGCAGATGCTGGCGACGGTAATGGAGGAGGGAAAAATCGTGAACCCGCTTCCTGAGCCAGCTAAAATTCGTGATTATGTTCTTCGCCAGCTTCCGGATTGCTCCCTTGCTGGTTCGGAATAA
- a CDS encoding enoyl-CoA hydratase/isomerase family protein, whose product MSYENLLYEIEGPLALITINRADRHNAISLSTLNDLHAAIGAAADDESVRVIAITGAGDKSFASGSDLEEVEQRDLKKALEPLVQGIAERLEKTPKPTIAAINGYCMGGGLEVALGCDLRVGSTNAKFATPEGKLGIIPGGGATQRLPRIVGRGWGMEMLLMGETIDAERALNIGLITRLTAPDELLPEVRRMASHLAAFAPFVPRFMKAMVHSGMEGSLAAGLAMEKFAQGALCETDDKAEGIRAFLEKRRPEWTGR is encoded by the coding sequence ATGTCTTACGAAAACCTACTTTACGAAATAGAGGGTCCATTGGCACTCATCACCATCAACCGTGCCGATAGACACAACGCTATTTCGCTTAGCACGCTGAACGATCTTCACGCCGCCATCGGAGCAGCAGCAGACGATGAATCTGTCCGCGTCATCGCCATCACCGGTGCCGGAGATAAGTCCTTCGCCTCTGGCTCTGATCTTGAGGAGGTCGAGCAGCGCGATCTTAAAAAGGCGCTTGAGCCACTCGTGCAAGGCATAGCCGAGCGCCTTGAAAAAACACCCAAGCCCACCATCGCCGCAATCAACGGCTACTGCATGGGCGGGGGGCTTGAGGTAGCGCTAGGCTGCGATCTGAGGGTGGGCTCGACAAATGCAAAATTCGCCACCCCCGAGGGCAAGCTCGGCATCATACCCGGCGGCGGGGCAACCCAGCGCCTGCCCCGCATCGTGGGACGCGGCTGGGGAATGGAAATGCTCCTGATGGGAGAGACCATCGACGCCGAGCGCGCGCTCAACATCGGGCTAATCACACGGCTTACCGCGCCGGACGAACTCCTCCCCGAGGTGCGCCGCATGGCGAGTCACCTGGCCGCCTTCGCACCTTTTGTGCCACGCTTTATGAAGGCGATGGTCCACTCCGGCATGGAAGGAAGCCTCGCAGCCGGTCTTGCGATGGAGAAATTCGCGCAGGGTGCCCTTTGCGAGACCGACGATAAGGCCGAGGGAATCAGGGCATTTTTAGAAAAACGGCGGCCCGAATGGACGGGGCGCTGA
- a CDS encoding NADH-quinone oxidoreductase subunit I, whose amino-acid sequence MQFSTAIRRFFLFDIVKGMAITLRHMVKKPVTLQYPDERWETAERFRGFLGLTRDFQTGEENCIGCLNCEKACPVDCITILTAEKGRGMYAKEFYIDYMRCMYCGLCTEACPTTPKSIVHTNQYETTGYFREDLVYEKERLYDIWEKEVNYAGPRPWGKLFGLRAQENERRPAEPEPEAAASAE is encoded by the coding sequence ATGCAGTTTTCGACCGCGATAAGACGATTTTTTCTATTCGATATCGTCAAGGGCATGGCCATCACGCTTCGTCATATGGTCAAAAAACCCGTTACGCTTCAGTATCCCGACGAGCGTTGGGAGACGGCCGAGCGATTTCGTGGTTTTCTGGGTCTGACGCGGGATTTTCAAACCGGCGAGGAAAACTGCATTGGCTGCCTCAATTGCGAGAAAGCCTGCCCGGTGGACTGCATCACCATCCTCACGGCCGAAAAGGGCCGGGGTATGTACGCCAAAGAGTTTTATATCGATTACATGCGTTGCATGTATTGTGGGCTGTGCACTGAGGCGTGCCCGACGACGCCTAAATCCATCGTGCATACGAATCAGTACGAGACGACCGGCTATTTCCGGGAAGATCTGGTTTATGAAAAGGAGCGTCTTTACGATATCTGGGAGAAGGAAGTGAACTATGCTGGCCCGCGTCCCTGGGGCAAGCTCTTTGGCCTTCGTGCCCAGGAAAACGAGAGACGACCCGCAGAGCCAGAGCCCGAAGCGGCCGCGTCAGCAGAATAA
- a CDS encoding ATP synthase F0 subunit B, with the protein MMVEVSIRRALKAAFFTLVAFLVLVALPHASWASEAAQGSAGGLKDWLAGFNLGSGALIINPAIMVIQWINFVVILVVLNKIIYKPLWRVIDERKGQVDGDLAASERDRSETQGYITQYEDSLAEIQRENTEAMIALQQQLAESGRKLIDEVREKTSKEMEEARASISTQAVAASDELKGNAEEFSGQIANRLAGRQIA; encoded by the coding sequence ATGATGGTTGAAGTGAGCATTCGGCGGGCGCTTAAGGCCGCTTTTTTTACGTTGGTCGCGTTTCTGGTTCTGGTAGCCTTGCCGCATGCTTCTTGGGCATCGGAAGCTGCGCAAGGTTCGGCTGGTGGGCTTAAAGATTGGCTGGCTGGTTTTAATCTTGGTAGTGGGGCACTCATCATCAACCCCGCCATCATGGTTATTCAGTGGATCAATTTCGTCGTAATCCTCGTTGTCCTGAATAAAATTATTTATAAGCCACTCTGGCGCGTTATTGATGAGCGCAAAGGTCAGGTAGATGGCGACCTGGCCGCCTCGGAGCGCGATCGAAGCGAAACCCAGGGCTATATCACCCAATATGAAGATTCGCTGGCGGAAATTCAGCGAGAAAACACTGAAGCGATGATTGCCCTCCAGCAGCAGCTAGCCGAATCTGGCCGAAAATTAATCGATGAAGTTCGTGAGAAGACTTCCAAGGAAATGGAAGAGGCGCGCGCTTCGATATCAACCCAGGCTGTTGCTGCATCGGATGAGCTCAAAGGAAATGCCGAGGAGTTTTCCGGCCAAATTGCTAACCGCCTTGCCGGTCGGCAGATTGCTTAA
- a CDS encoding SUMF1/EgtB/PvdO family nonheme iron enzyme yields MKYNFSSSGKYIFLGMVMVLVFLAAFVGAAIGAPQVLAPTLIPAPIHQLEIRSSREGANVRVVGIGGWQKAPVSLNLPRGVHLVEEKAPGAGKSQRMVLLTEKTSIWFGPSRIQIETEPGGAQVRMDGQIIGKTPMEMPVSAGRHFFSFLKKGYIPMASDFLISGPSRIGVRMKRSDGDAYRVTVRDAGLFFDFDIAPLIKKNSDGLKAKNDSLFTGAVKKKLKFASLGVQAISRSDNNLGPARRYALVVGISRYDDPQIPPLLGPVEDAADFVRVLKGVEAKEIEKKLVSRAAMAFDEFDREGLSHDKINFLQDKAATRDAILGGIAGIARRARAEDSVVIYFSGYGAAIASNKTDPEMYLLPKDTATGRMAETALSEKAILEATSKIRARRIVLLLDTDFSGDGVSGRQWAARQGRHAIISDLSSHRLLPPGPGRVMIAASRPVLDQATGRSFFIEALLHHSYDGALPVAVALRRLEGRLPGLKPVIVGELLTGQTFRADELKNRQGRGDVFITTTEAGAEVFLKGRLVGRTPLLLKNLPVGRLPVRVVGKGGQGASRRLFVESGVQLKYLLKPRPSAGRLIVATSPPGALVKVIFSGASAQSKSGVFLVRPGRARIRATMTGHYTRELNVEILTNKTVEVSLPLAPKGGKDFSFQGGTPSVSLPPRVKEMALVPGGEFIVGARRDLRKVTPIRRVSLASFFIDKRLVRKDEFAQFVKETGHITAARKKKEGGTLTKAGGWTLRRNATWKNTNQGGGIQNGEKVQAPARLPVVQIALEDAAAYCKWAGARLPTEDQWEKAARGVDGRPYPWGQEPRDLKSPKFDLFYGMPAEQSENTIISQLAGPYGAREFWGPASEWVEPKKGKSKKPGGREKKNKKRASQFHIYRGGWVSRGGRRPTLSARGLAEAGFSDSRIGFRCVREAAAFLKKR; encoded by the coding sequence ATGAAATACAACTTTTCATCGAGCGGTAAATATATTTTTCTAGGGATGGTAATGGTGCTGGTATTTTTGGCGGCCTTTGTCGGGGCTGCCATTGGCGCTCCCCAAGTATTGGCCCCGACATTGATTCCAGCGCCTATACATCAACTTGAGATTCGCTCCTCGCGGGAGGGGGCGAATGTTCGAGTGGTGGGCATAGGCGGATGGCAAAAGGCACCCGTTTCGCTCAATCTCCCGCGCGGGGTTCATCTGGTTGAAGAAAAAGCGCCGGGCGCAGGCAAATCCCAGAGAATGGTTTTACTTACCGAAAAGACCTCGATCTGGTTCGGCCCGTCGAGAATTCAGATTGAGACCGAACCGGGGGGCGCTCAGGTTCGAATGGATGGTCAGATTATTGGCAAGACCCCCATGGAAATGCCTGTTTCTGCGGGCAGACACTTTTTTTCATTTTTAAAAAAAGGGTACATACCCATGGCTAGCGATTTTTTGATAAGTGGGCCATCGCGGATCGGTGTGCGCATGAAGCGATCAGACGGAGACGCTTATCGCGTAACTGTTCGGGATGCGGGGTTGTTTTTTGATTTTGACATAGCGCCATTAATAAAAAAAAATTCAGACGGCCTCAAGGCTAAAAATGATTCTTTATTTACCGGAGCAGTAAAAAAGAAATTAAAATTTGCATCTTTGGGTGTGCAAGCCATTTCCCGTAGCGACAATAATTTGGGTCCGGCCCGGCGGTATGCGCTTGTTGTGGGGATTTCGAGATACGACGATCCTCAAATCCCTCCACTTCTTGGCCCTGTTGAGGATGCGGCTGATTTTGTGCGCGTGCTTAAAGGCGTCGAGGCGAAAGAGATTGAAAAAAAATTAGTTTCTCGTGCTGCTATGGCATTTGATGAATTTGATCGAGAAGGACTGTCTCACGACAAAATAAATTTTCTTCAAGATAAAGCCGCAACTAGAGACGCGATATTAGGCGGCATTGCTGGCATCGCTCGCCGTGCCCGAGCGGAGGATTCGGTAGTAATTTATTTTTCGGGTTATGGGGCGGCAATTGCGTCGAATAAGACGGACCCGGAGATGTATTTACTTCCTAAAGACACAGCCACGGGACGAATGGCAGAAACAGCGCTATCAGAGAAGGCTATTCTTGAGGCCACCTCGAAAATTAGGGCACGCCGAATTGTCTTGTTGCTCGATACCGATTTTTCGGGTGATGGAGTTTCTGGTCGGCAATGGGCGGCTCGCCAGGGGCGGCATGCAATTATTTCTGATCTTTCCAGCCATCGCCTGCTGCCGCCGGGCCCGGGTCGGGTGATGATTGCCGCTAGCCGCCCAGTACTGGATCAGGCGACAGGGAGAAGTTTTTTTATTGAAGCCCTGTTGCATCACTCCTATGATGGAGCTCTTCCCGTGGCTGTTGCACTACGAAGACTCGAAGGGCGGCTTCCAGGCTTAAAGCCTGTGATTGTTGGTGAACTGCTAACCGGACAAACGTTTAGAGCGGATGAGTTGAAAAATCGCCAGGGCCGGGGTGATGTTTTTATCACAACAACTGAGGCTGGCGCCGAGGTTTTCCTTAAAGGCCGATTGGTGGGCCGAACGCCTTTACTTCTCAAGAATCTGCCGGTGGGGCGCCTGCCTGTTCGAGTGGTGGGTAAGGGTGGGCAGGGTGCCTCTCGCCGGTTATTTGTCGAATCGGGAGTGCAGTTAAAATATTTACTCAAGCCTCGCCCTTCGGCGGGTCGGTTGATAGTGGCCACTTCGCCGCCCGGTGCATTGGTCAAGGTGATTTTCTCAGGTGCATCAGCTCAATCAAAATCTGGTGTGTTTCTTGTCCGCCCTGGGAGAGCGAGGATTCGTGCGACCATGACAGGCCATTACACGCGCGAATTGAACGTCGAAATTCTTACGAATAAAACAGTAGAAGTAAGTTTGCCGCTCGCCCCTAAAGGCGGAAAGGATTTTTCGTTTCAAGGAGGCACGCCGTCCGTCTCCCTGCCGCCTAGAGTCAAGGAGATGGCGCTAGTGCCGGGTGGGGAGTTCATCGTGGGTGCGCGACGCGACTTGAGGAAGGTGACACCTATTCGCCGGGTGTCGCTCGCTTCGTTCTTCATCGACAAGCGTCTTGTGCGAAAAGATGAATTCGCTCAGTTCGTGAAAGAGACTGGACACATCACGGCAGCTCGAAAAAAGAAAGAAGGGGGTACACTAACTAAAGCGGGGGGGTGGACCCTTAGGCGCAATGCGACATGGAAAAATACCAACCAGGGGGGAGGAATACAGAATGGCGAGAAAGTACAAGCGCCCGCCCGCCTTCCTGTGGTCCAGATTGCTCTTGAGGATGCCGCCGCCTACTGCAAGTGGGCAGGAGCAAGGCTGCCTACCGAGGATCAATGGGAAAAGGCGGCGAGAGGGGTGGATGGGCGTCCCTATCCCTGGGGGCAGGAGCCTCGGGATCTAAAGTCGCCGAAGTTTGATTTGTTCTATGGCATGCCAGCAGAACAGAGCGAGAACACCATTATTTCTCAACTGGCCGGACCTTATGGCGCTAGAGAGTTTTGGGGCCCTGCCTCGGAGTGGGTTGAGCCGAAAAAAGGCAAATCAAAGAAACCAGGCGGGCGTGAAAAAAAGAATAAAAAGCGGGCTTCGCAGTTTCATATATATCGTGGTGGTTGGGTGTCCCGCGGCGGGAGGCGCCCGACTCTAAGTGCACGGGGGCTTGCCGAGGCCGGGTTTAGCGATTCAAGAATCGGATTTCGGTGCGTGAGGGAGGCGGCGGCATTTTTGAAAAAAAGGTAG
- a CDS encoding carboxymuconolactone decarboxylase family protein has protein sequence MSGDERYQKGLANRAKVFGDEGEVRRKEFEEASPDFARYVTESFYGELYERKGISDQSRETIILSILCTLGRAEEFEYHTHAALNVGMSKEDIQEIIMVCAYYAGGPNAVAASKASLNVFKERGI, from the coding sequence ATGTCCGGCGATGAACGGTATCAAAAAGGTTTGGCTAACAGGGCTAAGGTTTTTGGAGACGAGGGCGAGGTGCGACGCAAGGAGTTCGAGGAGGCAAGCCCGGATTTTGCACGCTATGTCACCGAGAGTTTTTACGGCGAGCTCTACGAAAGAAAAGGAATCAGCGACCAATCACGTGAAACGATTATTCTCTCGATCCTCTGCACCCTCGGTCGGGCAGAGGAGTTCGAATACCACACCCACGCAGCCCTCAACGTAGGAATGAGCAAAGAAGACATTCAGGAAATTATCATGGTGTGCGCCTACTACGCGGGGGGACCCAACGCCGTCGCCGCCTCAAAAGCCTCGCTCAACGTTTTTAAGGAGAGGGGAATTTAG